A region from the Nasonia vitripennis strain AsymCx chromosome 4 unlocalized genomic scaffold, Nvit_psr_1.1 chr4_random0006, whole genome shotgun sequence genome encodes:
- the LOC100114802 gene encoding transforming acidic coiled-coil-containing protein 3 isoform X1 has product MDFLNRLLNRPTPKPAICHGSPTRQQHESAGEAALPSSRPQSDSDHNLIRFSRDFSEAASNSSGPSSLVPESLSSASSFQSLASTLSSKSSSGICADSAPGSPDKVNSGNGFDHSYVNVDIPDLDDLISACANINLNNATVLGGLLPGENRAGDESPDSSGGDLSQDQTFASAADDTLADETQVLVEETIQTFKTCPPLEVTQVTSAETHVFKAPISVDEQSSVIPYLSFEESVLRKHQEFVDDGAEFKSALTSFQATQSITVSSTVDTRRGSYSPTPCEEIDVAQVAKITCKSPKDLDIAQESLIVVVDEVVEKKEQIVEQDFILGTPDASFEEVQAFNSTIILNTDLASEEPTVLSNIKNEVVDKEEKKPVISLDEVPVGVKTKGSEIVQETIPNILNHTHDNAQDTGILNKTQDIVQDANVLNNTQDIVQNTNILNQTQDIVQEKTILNKTQDIVQEESNLIKTELIAQEVNKSVNKNEVIIRQISDLSKTESVQSKTQHFTKEDHFVEKKEILKHNIGSYNEIDERPIKPQIQEAQSPKIIESNEENTCRTPQKLEETFPKPEAKSPKQLETFANEEAQNLNLINTEAVASTPLPVKNLNKAKTPKTPKTKSALFTNEPKSPKPPAQTSKTPIKSEEIKEEKNKLNFDQTLAINKSLEQSSFSATELITNLETTSDVLHENLCIAPIQEPEYEAFKPIQQSTTLPFPDFKKLQEAALSVAKEIDESLEKIEETEQFVSATTELFGDPSALDFLTQVGSQHPTKRGERYDSLYMKFDPLAQRLSMLPQKNLPTAPSVDEEEEKEKEAKVNKPSSEMGTPKKNPALAAIDRLLFYSPCPPSATESAVAEAKQKKEEAEKQESPVVPFVDEKMAKELELVRTTVLQLEAELEKQKQEHREQLEKQKAAYEEKVTHMQTKFTQMQSQLTQEVKCKGQMTVVVEEYEKSISRLIAEREKDRTSFEVEKAKLQEELQVANQHLSNTEAAFSDVHSKYERLKNVVSAYKSNETVLKESIAENQETIKTLENRYEQLKSHAMAQLEKANLELSAIRKQNEAETVKLKALVRKAELKSKSLAETVEQKIKENKELTQIIDEMIARVD; this is encoded by the exons ATGGATTTCCTCAACAGACTTTTGAACAGACCGACGCCTAAACCGGCCATTTGCCACGGTTCACCCACGCGACAGCAGCATGAG AGCGCCGGCGAGGCAGCCCTACCATCCAGCCGCCCGCAATCCGATTCGGACCACAATCTGATCCGTTTCTCTCGGGACTTCTCAGAAGCAGCATCGAACAGCAGTGGGCCGAGCAGTCTCGTTCCGGAGAGTCTCTCATCAGCCTCGAGCTTTCAGAGTCTCGCCTCGACACTCAGTTCCAAGTCCAGCAGTGGCATCTGCGCCGATTCGGCTCCTGGTAGTCCGGACAAGGTCAACTCCGGCAACGGATTCGATCACTCCTACGTCAACGTCGATATCCCTGACTTGGACGATCTTATCTCTGCCTGTGCGAACATCAACTTGAACAACGCTACTGTGCTCGGAGGATTGCTGCCTGGCGAGAATAGAGCTGGTGATGAATCGCCGGATAGCAGTGGAGGTGATCTGAGCCAGGATCAGACGTTTGCTTCAGCGGCGGATGATACTCTCGCCGATGAGACGCAGGTTCTCGTCGAGGAGACTATTCAGACTTTCAAGACCTGTCCTCCTCTAGAG GTAACTCAGGTCACATCGGCCGAAACCCACGTCTTCAAGGCTCCCATCTCGGTCGACGAGCAGTCATCTGTGATCCCGTACCTGTCGTTCGAGGAAAGCGTTCTTCGCAAGCACCAGGAGTTCGTGGACGACGGGGCCGAGTTTAAGAGCGCGCTCACCTCTTTCCAAGCCACTCAGTCCATAACTGTCTCTTCCACTGTTGACACTCGACGTGGCAGTTACAGTCCGACGCCTTGCGAAGAAATCGACGTAGCTCAGGTCGCCAAGATCACGTGCAAGAGTCCAAAGGATCTTGATATTGCACAGGAGAGCTTGATCGTTGTTGTTGACGAGGTCGTCGAGAAGAAAG AACAAATTGTAGAACAAGATTTCATACTTGGCACACCTGATGCTAGCTTCGAGGAAGTCCAGGCCTTCAATTCCACTATTATACTGAATACAGATCTGGCATCTGAGGAGCCAACGGTATTATCTAATATCAAGAACGAAGTTGTAGataaagaagagaaaaaaccaGTAATTTCTCTTGACGAAGTTCCAGTTGGAGTTAAGACAAAAGGGAGTGAAATTGTTCAGGAAACAATTCCTAATATTCTTAATCATACACACGATAATGCACAAGATACTGGCATTTTAAACAAGACACAGGATATTGTACAAGATGCTAACGTTTTAAATAACACACAAGATATTGTACAAAATactaatattttaaatcaGACCCAAGATATTGTACAGGAAAAAACCATTCTAAATAAAACTCAAGACATCGTTCAAGAGGAATCGAACCTAATTAAGACAGAACTTATTGCACAGGAGGTAAACAAATCTGTGAATAAAAACGAAGTTATTATACGGCAGATAAGCGATCTTAGTAAGACagaaagtgtacaaagtaAAACACAACATTTTACTAAGGAAGATCATTTTGTTGAGAAAAAAGAGATTTTAAAGCATAACATTGGATCGTATAATGAGATAGACGAGAGGCCGATTAAACCACAGATACAAGAAGCACAAAGTCCTAAGATTATCGAATCAAACGAGGAGAATACTTGTAGAACTCCTCAAAAGCTAGAAGAAACTTTCCCTAAACCAGAAGCGAAATCTCCTAAGCAGTTAGAAACTTTTGCGAACGAGGAAGCACAGaacttaaatttaataaacacTGAAGCAGTAGCTTCCACACCGTTGCCTGTTAAGAATTTAAACAAAGCAAAGACTCCAAAAACACCCAAGACAAAAAGTGCTTTATTCACAAACGAACCTAAATCTCCTAAACCTCCAGCTCAAACCTCAAAGACTCCCATCAAAAGCGAAGAGATTAAAGAAGAGAAGAATAAGCTCAATTTTGATCAGACTCTAGCGATCAACAAATCTTTAGAGCAGTCTTCGTTCAGCGCTACCGAACTTATAACTAATCTAGAGACAACTAGTGACGTTTTACACGAAAACTTATGTATTGCACCAATTCAGGAACCTGAATACGAGGCCTTTAAACCAATCCAGCAAAGCACCACTCTACCCTTCCCTGACTTTAAAAAACTACAGGAAGCTGCTCTGTCTGTCGCGAAAGAAATCGACGAATCTTtggaaaaaatagaagagACTGAACAGTTTGTTTCAGCGACTACCGAAT TATTTGGGGATCCGTCTGCTCTTGATTTTCTCACACAGGTTGGATCGCAGCACCCCACTAAGCGAGGTGAAAGATATGATTCATTGTATATGAAGTTTGATCCATTAGCTCAAAGACTCAGTATGCTGCCCCAAAAGAATCTCCCGACCGCCCCTTCGGTAGACgaagaggaagagaaagagaaggaagcGAAAGTGAACAAACCTTCAAGTGAGATGGGAACACCAAAGAAAAATCCAGCCTTAGCAGCTATTGATAGATTACTTTTCTACAGTCCTTGCCCACCTAGTGCGACAGAAAGTGCAGTGGCAGAAGCCAAACAAAAGAAg GAAGAGGCAGAGAAACAAGAGTCGCCGGTTGTTCCATTTGTCGACGAAAAAATGGCGAAGGAATTAGAACTGGTGAGGACGACTGTACTTCAACTCGAGGCAGAGCTTGAAAAGCAGAAACAAGAGCACAGGGAACAATTGGAAAAACAAAAGGCTGCATACGAAGAGAAAGTAACCCACATGCAAACGAAATTCACTCAAATGCAGTCCCAATTGACACAGGAGGTCAAGTGCAAAGGCCAAATGAC ggtgGTAGTAGAGGAGTACGAAAAATCAATCAGCAGGTTAATAGCGGAAAGGGAAAAGGACCGAACGAGTTTTGAAGTAGAGAAGGCAAAATTGCAAGAGGAACTTCAAGTGGCCAATCAGCACCTCAGTAATACGGAAGCAGCTTTCAGTGACGTTCATTCAAAGTACGAACGGCTGAAGAATGTTGTTTCGGCATATAAGAGTAATGAAACAGTTCTTAAAGAAAGTATTGCTGAGAACCAAGAGACTATCAAGACTCTCGAGAACAGATACGAACAG
- the LOC100114802 gene encoding transforming acidic coiled-coil-containing protein 3 isoform X2 translates to MTTLHDAIPDKPAERKSAGEAALPSSRPQSDSDHNLIRFSRDFSEAASNSSGPSSLVPESLSSASSFQSLASTLSSKSSSGICADSAPGSPDKVNSGNGFDHSYVNVDIPDLDDLISACANINLNNATVLGGLLPGENRAGDESPDSSGGDLSQDQTFASAADDTLADETQVLVEETIQTFKTCPPLEVTQVTSAETHVFKAPISVDEQSSVIPYLSFEESVLRKHQEFVDDGAEFKSALTSFQATQSITVSSTVDTRRGSYSPTPCEEIDVAQVAKITCKSPKDLDIAQESLIVVVDEVVEKKEQIVEQDFILGTPDASFEEVQAFNSTIILNTDLASEEPTVLSNIKNEVVDKEEKKPVISLDEVPVGVKTKGSEIVQETIPNILNHTHDNAQDTGILNKTQDIVQDANVLNNTQDIVQNTNILNQTQDIVQEKTILNKTQDIVQEESNLIKTELIAQEVNKSVNKNEVIIRQISDLSKTESVQSKTQHFTKEDHFVEKKEILKHNIGSYNEIDERPIKPQIQEAQSPKIIESNEENTCRTPQKLEETFPKPEAKSPKQLETFANEEAQNLNLINTEAVASTPLPVKNLNKAKTPKTPKTKSALFTNEPKSPKPPAQTSKTPIKSEEIKEEKNKLNFDQTLAINKSLEQSSFSATELITNLETTSDVLHENLCIAPIQEPEYEAFKPIQQSTTLPFPDFKKLQEAALSVAKEIDESLEKIEETEQFVSATTELFGDPSALDFLTQVGSQHPTKRGERYDSLYMKFDPLAQRLSMLPQKNLPTAPSVDEEEEKEKEAKVNKPSSEMGTPKKNPALAAIDRLLFYSPCPPSATESAVAEAKQKKEEAEKQESPVVPFVDEKMAKELELVRTTVLQLEAELEKQKQEHREQLEKQKAAYEEKVTHMQTKFTQMQSQLTQEVKCKGQMTVVVEEYEKSISRLIAEREKDRTSFEVEKAKLQEELQVANQHLSNTEAAFSDVHSKYERLKNVVSAYKSNETVLKESIAENQETIKTLENRYEQLKSHAMAQLEKANLELSAIRKQNEAETVKLKALVRKAELKSKSLAETVEQKIKENKELTQIIDEMIARVD, encoded by the exons AGCGCCGGCGAGGCAGCCCTACCATCCAGCCGCCCGCAATCCGATTCGGACCACAATCTGATCCGTTTCTCTCGGGACTTCTCAGAAGCAGCATCGAACAGCAGTGGGCCGAGCAGTCTCGTTCCGGAGAGTCTCTCATCAGCCTCGAGCTTTCAGAGTCTCGCCTCGACACTCAGTTCCAAGTCCAGCAGTGGCATCTGCGCCGATTCGGCTCCTGGTAGTCCGGACAAGGTCAACTCCGGCAACGGATTCGATCACTCCTACGTCAACGTCGATATCCCTGACTTGGACGATCTTATCTCTGCCTGTGCGAACATCAACTTGAACAACGCTACTGTGCTCGGAGGATTGCTGCCTGGCGAGAATAGAGCTGGTGATGAATCGCCGGATAGCAGTGGAGGTGATCTGAGCCAGGATCAGACGTTTGCTTCAGCGGCGGATGATACTCTCGCCGATGAGACGCAGGTTCTCGTCGAGGAGACTATTCAGACTTTCAAGACCTGTCCTCCTCTAGAG GTAACTCAGGTCACATCGGCCGAAACCCACGTCTTCAAGGCTCCCATCTCGGTCGACGAGCAGTCATCTGTGATCCCGTACCTGTCGTTCGAGGAAAGCGTTCTTCGCAAGCACCAGGAGTTCGTGGACGACGGGGCCGAGTTTAAGAGCGCGCTCACCTCTTTCCAAGCCACTCAGTCCATAACTGTCTCTTCCACTGTTGACACTCGACGTGGCAGTTACAGTCCGACGCCTTGCGAAGAAATCGACGTAGCTCAGGTCGCCAAGATCACGTGCAAGAGTCCAAAGGATCTTGATATTGCACAGGAGAGCTTGATCGTTGTTGTTGACGAGGTCGTCGAGAAGAAAG AACAAATTGTAGAACAAGATTTCATACTTGGCACACCTGATGCTAGCTTCGAGGAAGTCCAGGCCTTCAATTCCACTATTATACTGAATACAGATCTGGCATCTGAGGAGCCAACGGTATTATCTAATATCAAGAACGAAGTTGTAGataaagaagagaaaaaaccaGTAATTTCTCTTGACGAAGTTCCAGTTGGAGTTAAGACAAAAGGGAGTGAAATTGTTCAGGAAACAATTCCTAATATTCTTAATCATACACACGATAATGCACAAGATACTGGCATTTTAAACAAGACACAGGATATTGTACAAGATGCTAACGTTTTAAATAACACACAAGATATTGTACAAAATactaatattttaaatcaGACCCAAGATATTGTACAGGAAAAAACCATTCTAAATAAAACTCAAGACATCGTTCAAGAGGAATCGAACCTAATTAAGACAGAACTTATTGCACAGGAGGTAAACAAATCTGTGAATAAAAACGAAGTTATTATACGGCAGATAAGCGATCTTAGTAAGACagaaagtgtacaaagtaAAACACAACATTTTACTAAGGAAGATCATTTTGTTGAGAAAAAAGAGATTTTAAAGCATAACATTGGATCGTATAATGAGATAGACGAGAGGCCGATTAAACCACAGATACAAGAAGCACAAAGTCCTAAGATTATCGAATCAAACGAGGAGAATACTTGTAGAACTCCTCAAAAGCTAGAAGAAACTTTCCCTAAACCAGAAGCGAAATCTCCTAAGCAGTTAGAAACTTTTGCGAACGAGGAAGCACAGaacttaaatttaataaacacTGAAGCAGTAGCTTCCACACCGTTGCCTGTTAAGAATTTAAACAAAGCAAAGACTCCAAAAACACCCAAGACAAAAAGTGCTTTATTCACAAACGAACCTAAATCTCCTAAACCTCCAGCTCAAACCTCAAAGACTCCCATCAAAAGCGAAGAGATTAAAGAAGAGAAGAATAAGCTCAATTTTGATCAGACTCTAGCGATCAACAAATCTTTAGAGCAGTCTTCGTTCAGCGCTACCGAACTTATAACTAATCTAGAGACAACTAGTGACGTTTTACACGAAAACTTATGTATTGCACCAATTCAGGAACCTGAATACGAGGCCTTTAAACCAATCCAGCAAAGCACCACTCTACCCTTCCCTGACTTTAAAAAACTACAGGAAGCTGCTCTGTCTGTCGCGAAAGAAATCGACGAATCTTtggaaaaaatagaagagACTGAACAGTTTGTTTCAGCGACTACCGAAT TATTTGGGGATCCGTCTGCTCTTGATTTTCTCACACAGGTTGGATCGCAGCACCCCACTAAGCGAGGTGAAAGATATGATTCATTGTATATGAAGTTTGATCCATTAGCTCAAAGACTCAGTATGCTGCCCCAAAAGAATCTCCCGACCGCCCCTTCGGTAGACgaagaggaagagaaagagaaggaagcGAAAGTGAACAAACCTTCAAGTGAGATGGGAACACCAAAGAAAAATCCAGCCTTAGCAGCTATTGATAGATTACTTTTCTACAGTCCTTGCCCACCTAGTGCGACAGAAAGTGCAGTGGCAGAAGCCAAACAAAAGAAg GAAGAGGCAGAGAAACAAGAGTCGCCGGTTGTTCCATTTGTCGACGAAAAAATGGCGAAGGAATTAGAACTGGTGAGGACGACTGTACTTCAACTCGAGGCAGAGCTTGAAAAGCAGAAACAAGAGCACAGGGAACAATTGGAAAAACAAAAGGCTGCATACGAAGAGAAAGTAACCCACATGCAAACGAAATTCACTCAAATGCAGTCCCAATTGACACAGGAGGTCAAGTGCAAAGGCCAAATGAC ggtgGTAGTAGAGGAGTACGAAAAATCAATCAGCAGGTTAATAGCGGAAAGGGAAAAGGACCGAACGAGTTTTGAAGTAGAGAAGGCAAAATTGCAAGAGGAACTTCAAGTGGCCAATCAGCACCTCAGTAATACGGAAGCAGCTTTCAGTGACGTTCATTCAAAGTACGAACGGCTGAAGAATGTTGTTTCGGCATATAAGAGTAATGAAACAGTTCTTAAAGAAAGTATTGCTGAGAACCAAGAGACTATCAAGACTCTCGAGAACAGATACGAACAG
- the LOC100114802 gene encoding transforming acidic coiled-coil-containing protein 3 isoform X3, with amino-acid sequence MGNFVRKSAGEAALPSSRPQSDSDHNLIRFSRDFSEAASNSSGPSSLVPESLSSASSFQSLASTLSSKSSSGICADSAPGSPDKVNSGNGFDHSYVNVDIPDLDDLISACANINLNNATVLGGLLPGENRAGDESPDSSGGDLSQDQTFASAADDTLADETQVLVEETIQTFKTCPPLEVTQVTSAETHVFKAPISVDEQSSVIPYLSFEESVLRKHQEFVDDGAEFKSALTSFQATQSITVSSTVDTRRGSYSPTPCEEIDVAQVAKITCKSPKDLDIAQESLIVVVDEVVEKKEQIVEQDFILGTPDASFEEVQAFNSTIILNTDLASEEPTVLSNIKNEVVDKEEKKPVISLDEVPVGVKTKGSEIVQETIPNILNHTHDNAQDTGILNKTQDIVQDANVLNNTQDIVQNTNILNQTQDIVQEKTILNKTQDIVQEESNLIKTELIAQEVNKSVNKNEVIIRQISDLSKTESVQSKTQHFTKEDHFVEKKEILKHNIGSYNEIDERPIKPQIQEAQSPKIIESNEENTCRTPQKLEETFPKPEAKSPKQLETFANEEAQNLNLINTEAVASTPLPVKNLNKAKTPKTPKTKSALFTNEPKSPKPPAQTSKTPIKSEEIKEEKNKLNFDQTLAINKSLEQSSFSATELITNLETTSDVLHENLCIAPIQEPEYEAFKPIQQSTTLPFPDFKKLQEAALSVAKEIDESLEKIEETEQFVSATTELFGDPSALDFLTQVGSQHPTKRGERYDSLYMKFDPLAQRLSMLPQKNLPTAPSVDEEEEKEKEAKVNKPSSEMGTPKKNPALAAIDRLLFYSPCPPSATESAVAEAKQKKEEAEKQESPVVPFVDEKMAKELELVRTTVLQLEAELEKQKQEHREQLEKQKAAYEEKVTHMQTKFTQMQSQLTQEVKCKGQMTVVVEEYEKSISRLIAEREKDRTSFEVEKAKLQEELQVANQHLSNTEAAFSDVHSKYERLKNVVSAYKSNETVLKESIAENQETIKTLENRYEQLKSHAMAQLEKANLELSAIRKQNEAETVKLKALVRKAELKSKSLAETVEQKIKENKELTQIIDEMIARVD; translated from the exons ATGGGGAATTTCGTGCGGAAG AGCGCCGGCGAGGCAGCCCTACCATCCAGCCGCCCGCAATCCGATTCGGACCACAATCTGATCCGTTTCTCTCGGGACTTCTCAGAAGCAGCATCGAACAGCAGTGGGCCGAGCAGTCTCGTTCCGGAGAGTCTCTCATCAGCCTCGAGCTTTCAGAGTCTCGCCTCGACACTCAGTTCCAAGTCCAGCAGTGGCATCTGCGCCGATTCGGCTCCTGGTAGTCCGGACAAGGTCAACTCCGGCAACGGATTCGATCACTCCTACGTCAACGTCGATATCCCTGACTTGGACGATCTTATCTCTGCCTGTGCGAACATCAACTTGAACAACGCTACTGTGCTCGGAGGATTGCTGCCTGGCGAGAATAGAGCTGGTGATGAATCGCCGGATAGCAGTGGAGGTGATCTGAGCCAGGATCAGACGTTTGCTTCAGCGGCGGATGATACTCTCGCCGATGAGACGCAGGTTCTCGTCGAGGAGACTATTCAGACTTTCAAGACCTGTCCTCCTCTAGAG GTAACTCAGGTCACATCGGCCGAAACCCACGTCTTCAAGGCTCCCATCTCGGTCGACGAGCAGTCATCTGTGATCCCGTACCTGTCGTTCGAGGAAAGCGTTCTTCGCAAGCACCAGGAGTTCGTGGACGACGGGGCCGAGTTTAAGAGCGCGCTCACCTCTTTCCAAGCCACTCAGTCCATAACTGTCTCTTCCACTGTTGACACTCGACGTGGCAGTTACAGTCCGACGCCTTGCGAAGAAATCGACGTAGCTCAGGTCGCCAAGATCACGTGCAAGAGTCCAAAGGATCTTGATATTGCACAGGAGAGCTTGATCGTTGTTGTTGACGAGGTCGTCGAGAAGAAAG AACAAATTGTAGAACAAGATTTCATACTTGGCACACCTGATGCTAGCTTCGAGGAAGTCCAGGCCTTCAATTCCACTATTATACTGAATACAGATCTGGCATCTGAGGAGCCAACGGTATTATCTAATATCAAGAACGAAGTTGTAGataaagaagagaaaaaaccaGTAATTTCTCTTGACGAAGTTCCAGTTGGAGTTAAGACAAAAGGGAGTGAAATTGTTCAGGAAACAATTCCTAATATTCTTAATCATACACACGATAATGCACAAGATACTGGCATTTTAAACAAGACACAGGATATTGTACAAGATGCTAACGTTTTAAATAACACACAAGATATTGTACAAAATactaatattttaaatcaGACCCAAGATATTGTACAGGAAAAAACCATTCTAAATAAAACTCAAGACATCGTTCAAGAGGAATCGAACCTAATTAAGACAGAACTTATTGCACAGGAGGTAAACAAATCTGTGAATAAAAACGAAGTTATTATACGGCAGATAAGCGATCTTAGTAAGACagaaagtgtacaaagtaAAACACAACATTTTACTAAGGAAGATCATTTTGTTGAGAAAAAAGAGATTTTAAAGCATAACATTGGATCGTATAATGAGATAGACGAGAGGCCGATTAAACCACAGATACAAGAAGCACAAAGTCCTAAGATTATCGAATCAAACGAGGAGAATACTTGTAGAACTCCTCAAAAGCTAGAAGAAACTTTCCCTAAACCAGAAGCGAAATCTCCTAAGCAGTTAGAAACTTTTGCGAACGAGGAAGCACAGaacttaaatttaataaacacTGAAGCAGTAGCTTCCACACCGTTGCCTGTTAAGAATTTAAACAAAGCAAAGACTCCAAAAACACCCAAGACAAAAAGTGCTTTATTCACAAACGAACCTAAATCTCCTAAACCTCCAGCTCAAACCTCAAAGACTCCCATCAAAAGCGAAGAGATTAAAGAAGAGAAGAATAAGCTCAATTTTGATCAGACTCTAGCGATCAACAAATCTTTAGAGCAGTCTTCGTTCAGCGCTACCGAACTTATAACTAATCTAGAGACAACTAGTGACGTTTTACACGAAAACTTATGTATTGCACCAATTCAGGAACCTGAATACGAGGCCTTTAAACCAATCCAGCAAAGCACCACTCTACCCTTCCCTGACTTTAAAAAACTACAGGAAGCTGCTCTGTCTGTCGCGAAAGAAATCGACGAATCTTtggaaaaaatagaagagACTGAACAGTTTGTTTCAGCGACTACCGAAT TATTTGGGGATCCGTCTGCTCTTGATTTTCTCACACAGGTTGGATCGCAGCACCCCACTAAGCGAGGTGAAAGATATGATTCATTGTATATGAAGTTTGATCCATTAGCTCAAAGACTCAGTATGCTGCCCCAAAAGAATCTCCCGACCGCCCCTTCGGTAGACgaagaggaagagaaagagaaggaagcGAAAGTGAACAAACCTTCAAGTGAGATGGGAACACCAAAGAAAAATCCAGCCTTAGCAGCTATTGATAGATTACTTTTCTACAGTCCTTGCCCACCTAGTGCGACAGAAAGTGCAGTGGCAGAAGCCAAACAAAAGAAg GAAGAGGCAGAGAAACAAGAGTCGCCGGTTGTTCCATTTGTCGACGAAAAAATGGCGAAGGAATTAGAACTGGTGAGGACGACTGTACTTCAACTCGAGGCAGAGCTTGAAAAGCAGAAACAAGAGCACAGGGAACAATTGGAAAAACAAAAGGCTGCATACGAAGAGAAAGTAACCCACATGCAAACGAAATTCACTCAAATGCAGTCCCAATTGACACAGGAGGTCAAGTGCAAAGGCCAAATGAC ggtgGTAGTAGAGGAGTACGAAAAATCAATCAGCAGGTTAATAGCGGAAAGGGAAAAGGACCGAACGAGTTTTGAAGTAGAGAAGGCAAAATTGCAAGAGGAACTTCAAGTGGCCAATCAGCACCTCAGTAATACGGAAGCAGCTTTCAGTGACGTTCATTCAAAGTACGAACGGCTGAAGAATGTTGTTTCGGCATATAAGAGTAATGAAACAGTTCTTAAAGAAAGTATTGCTGAGAACCAAGAGACTATCAAGACTCTCGAGAACAGATACGAACAG